The Sulfuricella sp. region TTGGGCGTGAGCGCCGCCACCGAGTCGATCACCACGATGTCGACCGAGCCGGAACGCACCAGCATGTCGGCAATTTCCAGCGCCTGCTCGCCGGTGTCCGGCTGGGAGATCAGTAGATCGGCAACATTCACGCCGAGCTTTTGGGCATATTGCGGGTCGAGCGCATGCTCCGCGTCGATGAAGGCTGCCGTACCGCCCAGCTTCTGCATTTCCGCGATCACTTGCAGGGTCAGCGTGGTCTTGCCGGAGGATTCCGGACCGTAGATTTCCACCACCCGGCCGCGCGGCAAGCCGCCTACGCCCAGGGCAATGTCCAGCCCCAGCGAACCGGTGGACACCACCTGAATGTCCTGCATTGCGGCATGATCGCCCAGGCGCATGATGGAGCCCTTGCCGAACTGCTTTTCAATCTGCCCCAAGGCCGCTGCAAGCGCCTTGCTTTTATTGTCGTCCATATTGATTCCTTAAAATTTAACCCGTGGATTATGTCACAGTTGCAACAGTGCTAAAACACCTTGAAGGGCATGCTCCACCGCCTGTCGTCGGACTTCGCGCCGGTCTCCCGGAAACAGGCAACGCTCGCTTTTCACTGTGCCATCCTTGATTGCCCAGGCGAAGCATACCGTACCCACTGGCTTACCAGGTGAGCCACCCGTCGGACCGGCGATGCCGCTGATCGCCAGGGAAATGTGGGCCTGGCTATGTAGCAGCACGCCAGCAGCCATTTCACACACCGTCTCCTCGCTCACCGCCCCATGCCGCGCCAGGGTTTCAGCCTGCACGCCCAGCATTTCCAGCTTGGATGCATTGGTGTAGGTGATGAAACCGCGGTCATACCAGGATGAGCTTCCCGCCACCGCCGTCACCGCCTCCCCCACCCAGCCGCCGGTGCAGGATTCCGCCGTGGCCAGCATCCAGCCGCGCGCCTTCAGGGCATGGCCGGTTTCCTCGGCCAATTGATAAAGTTCATCAACCATAAAAATGCTCCAGCAATTTGAGCGCAGCGAGCGCATAGCCCGCTGCCAGCAGATCATCCAGCATCACTCCGAAGCCGCCCTTGACGTGCTGGTCGAAATAGCGGATGGGAAACGGTTTCCAGATATCGAACAGGCGGAACAGCAGGAAGGCGATGCCAAACCACAGCCAGGTTGGCGGCGTGAAAGCCAGGATCAGCCACATCGCCACGATCTCGTCCCACACCATGCCGCCATGGTCGGGCACGCCCAGCGCCTTGCCGGTGACCTCGCAAAACCAGATGCCCAGCACGAAAGACAGACCGGTAACGATCAGCAGGGCCGGCAGCGGCAGGAAATGCGCCAGCACCATGAACAGGGGGATGGCCAGCAGCGACCCCGCCGTTCCCGGCGCGACAGGCGACAGGCCGGAACCCAAGCCCAGGGAGAAAAAATGGGCCGGGTGGGCAAACAGCAGCTTCAGGTCCGGCTTATTGCGCAAAGTGGTCAAATCCCTTCACTTCCACCGGCATGGGATGGCCCTTCCCGTCCAGCAAGGCCAGCCCCGCCTCGCCTGTAATGCGGCCGATGCAGCTCAGCGGCAGCGCCAGTTTGTTTGCCAGGGCAAGCAGTTCCGCGTGGCGCGCAGCAGGCGCGGTAAAGCACAGCTCGTAATCATCCCCCCCCGCCAGCACGCAGTTTTTCGCTACTATTACCTGAGCCTCGCGTAGCGAGTCTGCGTCCCTCTCTCCCGCCCGAGGGAGAGAGCCAGGAGAGAGGGGGCCGATATAGCGGCGCGTGACTTCATGCAGGGGCAAAGCCTCGAAATGGATTTCCGCACCGGCTTGAGACTGTTCCAGAATGTGCCCGAGATCTGCCAGCAGGCCATCTGAAACGTCGATCGCGGCCGAGGCGATACCACGCAGCGCCAGCCCCAGCGCCACGCGCGGCTGGGGCACGTAGAGCGCGGGCAGGCAGGCGGCGGCTTCCAGCTGCTCCAGTTCCACCCGGCCCTGACGATAGGCCAGCGCCAGCGCGGCCGTCCCCAGCGTGCCGCTGACCCAGATTTCATCTCCGATTTTGGCGCCGTCGCGGCGCAAGGCCTGCCCGGCCGGCACTTCGCCCATGATCTGGATGCAAATATTGAGCGGCCCGCGCGTGGTGTCGCCGCCGACCAGCTCGACACCAAACTTGCTCGCCAGGCCGAAAAATCCCCCGGCAAAGCCGCGCAGCCATTTCTCGTCGGCTGCCGGCAGGGCAAGGGCCAGCGTCGCCCAGCGCGGTGTTGCGCCCATGGCTGCCATGTCGGACAAATTCACCGCCAGCGATTTGTGCCCCACCGTGCCGGGGCCGTCCTGCGGCGAGAAATGCCGCCCCTCCACCAGCATGTCCACCGACACGGCCAGTTCCATGCCCGCCGAAACCTGTAGCAGGGCGGCATCGTCCCCGACACCCAATATCGCGCTGGGGGTCGGGCGGGTGAAATACTGGCGGATCAGGTCGAATTCGGAGGGCATGACGGTAGAGAGTTTTTCCCTATCCCATTATTCAAATGGATTTATGGTTGCAACATCCAATGGCATGTCACTGGATTTCCACAACAACCCCTCCCATCCGCCCCTTGTGCGAGCATCCGCAGCGCGGATTGCCTGCTTACCCCGCTTCAGGGAACGGACGTACTGGCTCTCCCCCTGACAAGGGGGAGTTGGAGTGGGTTTGATGTCTGATACAAAAAAGCATTCTGGAAAAATGGCCTACTCCGCCCCCTTCTGTTTCGCTTCCAGCTCTTCCCAGCGTGCCAGCACGACCAGCATTTCTTCCTCGATCTCGCTTACCCGCTCCTGCAAGCGCTTGGCTCCGGCCGGGTCGCGGCGATAGATTTCGCCGTCGGCCAGCCTGGCGCCGATCTCTGCCTGCTCCTGTTCCAGCGCTTCGATCCTGCCCGGCAGGGCTTCCAGTTCGCGGCTTTCGTTGAAGTTCAGTTTTACCCGCACGGCAGGTTTGGCTGGTTTGACAGCGGTTTTTTGCGGCACGTCCGGCCTTTTCTGCGCCTCGGCATCGCGCATCTTTTTCGTCCGCACGTAGTCGTCGTAGCCGCCAGCGTATTCCTGCAGCTTGCCATCGCCCTCGAAGGCGATGACCTGGGTCACCACGTTGTCGAGGAAAGTCCGGTCATGGGAAACCAGCAGTACCGTGCCCGTGTATTCCTGCAGCAGGGATTCGAGCAGTTCCAGGGTTTCGATGTCGAGATCGTTGGTTGGCTCGTCCAGCACCAGCACGTTGGCCGGGCGGGTGAACAGGCGCGCCAGCAGGAGCCGGTTGCGCTCGCCGCCGGACAGGGATTTCACCGGGGAACGCGCGCGCTGAGGCGCAAACAGGAAGTCTTCCAGGTAGCTGATGACGTGTTTGCGCTCGCCGCCAATCTCGATGAAGTCGCTGCCCTTGCTGATGGTATCGATCAGCGTGGCTTCCTCGTCGAGCTGGGCACGGAACTGGTCGAAATAGGCCACGGCCATCTTGGTTCCCAGCTTGACCGTGCCGCTGTCGGGCTGCAACTCGCCCAGGATCAGCTTGAGCAGGGTGCTCTTGCCGGCGCCATTGGGCCCCACCAGGCCGATCTTGTCGCCGCGCATCACGCGTCCGGAGAAATCCCGGATGATGATTTTATCGCCGTAGGCCTTGCTGACATTTTCCAGCTCCGCCACCAGCTTGCCCGAACGCTCGCCCTGGTCGACATTGAGGTTGACCGTGCCGCTGCGTTCGCGGCGCGCGGCCCGCTCGCGGCGCAAGGCTTCCAGCCTGAGCACACGGCCTTCGTTGCGGGTGCGGCGCGCCTGGATGCCCTTGCGAATCCAGACTTCTTCCTGGGCCAGCACCTTGTCGAATTTTTCGTTATGCACCGCCTCGATTTCGAGCAATTCCTGCTTCTTGATCTGATAGGCGGAAAAATTGCCGTCGAAGCCCGCCAGCAAGCCGCGATCCAGTTCGACAATACGCGTCGCCACGTTATCGAGGAAGCGCCGGTCGTGGGTAATCAAAAGCACGCTACCGGCAAATTCGTTGAGCAAACCTTCCAGCCATTCGATCGCGGCAAGGTCCAGGTGATTGGTGGGCTCGTCCAGCAACAGCATGTCGGGCGCCATCACCAGTGCCTGCGCCAGTGCCACGCGCTTTTTCTGGCCACCGGACAGGGCGCTGATCTTGACATCTTCCGGCAAGGAAAGACGGCTCATGGTGGCTTCCACCCGCGCCTTCATGTTCCAGCCATCGTGCGCTTCGAGCTCTACCTGCAAATCGTGCATGCGCGCCAGCAGAGCGTCCATGTCAGCATCCGGGTCGCCCATGGCATGGGTGACCTCGTGGTAGTCGAGCAAAAACTGGTGTGCCGCGCCCAGCCCCTCCGCCACGGCTTCGAATACCGTATGCCCGGGATCAAGCTCGGGCTCCTGCGGGACGTAAGCCAGCTTCATCCCTGGCGCACGCCACACCCGGCCGTCGTCAGGGTGTGCGGTCCCGGCGATGATCTTGAGCAGGCTGGATTTGCCGGTGCCGTTGCGCCCGATCAGGCCGACCCGCTCGCCCGGTTCCAGCACCAGGTCGGCATGGTCGAGCAGTGGCACATGGCCGAAGGCGAGAGAAATTTTATCGAGTTGAATTAATGGCATAAATTACATCGACGGCGTATTTTGGCTGGCATGCGTTTTTTCATGCTGCTGCTGGCAATTGACACAACGCAAAGCCGCAGGGTAAGCCAGCAGGCGCTCGAAGCGGATATCCTCGCCGCAATCTCCACAAACACCATACTCGCCCTGCTTCATGCGCTTTTTCGCCGCCTCGATCTCGCGCATTTCATTGACCTGGCGATCCACCCGTGCCGCGGCAATATCCGCCAGCGCATCGGCGACCGACTCATCGCCCTGGTCAGAGCCCCCCGCCTCGGCAAAATCGGCAAAATGCTGCTCGCCGTCCTGCCCGAGTTCCTGACGCACTTCATTGATCAATTGCTGATAGCGTGTTTTCAGCGCCAATTCGAGCTGTTTTTGCTGCGCTGCAGATAGTGCCATGATCTTTCCTTTAAACCCCGATACGCTTTAAGTCTATTGTCATTCTGATAGCTTGGAGTTTAACATAGCCGCAGCTATTCATTCCGCCACAGGCTGCCTGCACAAAAGAGAAGCCATGAATCTGCCGCGCAGAAACGTCCTGAAAATGCTATCCACCCTGCCGCTTGCGGTGCTCTGCGACAGCGCCAGAGCCGCTGACGCACGAACACTGATACGCATCAATCTGCCCGGACCCCGTTCACTGCCCTTTCTCCCCATCGAGCTGATACCCATTCTGGGCATTGACCGTAGCGAGAAAGCGCAACTGGTCATCCGTTATTTTCCCAGTGGCGTGCGCGCTCTGGAGGACATGCTGGCCGGCAACGCCCAGTTCTCCGCCCAGGGATTTACGGTGTTGCATCCCTTTTACGTCAAGGGGAAAAAACCCCTGGCTCTGGCTCCCTTGAGTGGTCAGGTGCCACCTTACGGCATCGTTGTGAGAAACGAATTACGCAAGCAGATCAAAAGCATCGCTGACCTCAAGGGCCGCTCGATCGGCGTTTCTGTCGGCACAGCCACCAGCAAAACCTATCAGCAGCAAGTAATGGAAGTATTCCTGACCGCCAACGGCATCAAGCCCGGCGAGGTGCGCTGGGTACCCACGGCACAGAACTGGGAGGGGCAACTTGGCGCGCTCGGCAGCAGGGCTGTTGATGCCGTATTCTGCGAAGAACCTTTCATGAGCGGCCTGGTACGAAAAAATGCCGGTTTTTTGCTCAGTGACTGTAGCGACCCCATGGTAATGGCCAAACTGACTGGCGCGGGGCATTTGCGCGCCACACTCACCACTACCGCAAAAAATCTGGCACAGGACAGACAACGCGCCGAAGTCATGGTGCGGATGCTGAATCGATCCCTGGAATGGATGGCCAGAGCTGGTGCGGTAAACATTATCAACCGCCTGGATATTCAGGATAAGGACGAGAAACTCGAACTAATCGATGTTCTGACCCGCCACCCAGGCATGTACGCCAGCAATGCCCGTTTCTCGCGCCAACAGGTCGAGGCCACGGCACAGTTCATGAGGTCCGCGGGCATTCTTGCCGATGAAAACTTCAACCTCAACACGCTGATAGATAGCCAGTTCGCGGGAGTCAAACCATAGCCCAGCTAATGTCGAAGCGCATTTCCAGCCTGCTGTGCGGTCGCGGGACCCTGCGTTGGCAGGCACTGGCGCGCCTGCTGCTGGTTGGCCTGTTCGTTGTGAGCGCCATCACCCTGGTTGCCACCATCAGCCATCGAACCCAAAGCGAGCGCGAAGACACGCAGAAGCGCGCCACTATCCAGCAACTCTATGAAAAAGAGCTGCCCCGGGTAGAAGAGCGCTGGCAGGCCGATGCGGAGCAAATAAAAACGCGCATTGAGTTTTCCCGCATTCTGGAGGAAGGGGATGAGGTACGCTGGCTTAAATTTAACGCGTTTCTCAATGCCCAATCCGAATTTACCCACTTCTCCAATCTTCTGATTTTGCGCGGTGAGAACCGTATCCTGTACCGCTACGGCCCCGAAGCGCACAAGATAAAAATCAACGCTGCCCTGCTCGCTTCCTCCTGGCACTATTCCGAGGAAGCCCGCGAACTGTACCGGATCTATCGCATCCCCATCTGGCTTGGCTCTGGTGAACATGGCACTTTGCTGCTACTGAAGACCGTGAACAATGCTTCACTGAGAGAAATTGCCGCCCCGGAAACCTTTCTGCATCTTTTTTTCCATGACCGGATCCTGGCCACCTCCAATAGCGCCACCCACGATCTGACACGCCCCGGAATGAAGGAAGCACGCACCCCTGCCGGAGAGCTGCTGATCCAGACCGAACAACTCTGGCCCGGCAGTGGCACTCGGCCGATGCTTATCATTCAACATGAATTTCACACCCTCTATCCACTAAGAGAGTTTCTGCTGCGCCCGCTTGCCGCCGTATCGATCATCACACTCCTGATCTGGCTCGGCCTCGGACGCTGGCTGACGCACACTATCAGGCGCGTGGAGAATCTTGAAACGGCCACCAGGGATTACACCCAGCTCGGCATCGCGTCCCGGGCCAGTGAACAGCTGCGGGCAGCAGGCGGACAACCGGACGAGATCTCCGATCTGGCTGAAGCCATGGAAAAGCTCATGCACGAGATTGAAAGCCGCAATCTTGAGCAGAAAGCCTATCTGGAAACCTTGTCCATGCTGGAGGAAGCCGTTCTGGAAATAGACTGCGACGGAACCATCGTGCGCGCCAGCCCCGGCTGGAACAAGCTATCCCATTGCAACGAACCTGTCGGCGCACGCATCTACGATTTCATTCACAGCGAGGACCGCGAAACACTGCAAGCACAATGCCAGGCATTAACCAGCGGCAAGAAGAATCATGTCGTCCTGCGCTTGCGCCTCAATCTGGAGAACTCGCCCCACGAACCATGGGTGGAATGCCGCTTCGTCTGTCGCCGTAACGAATCCGGAAATGTGGCAGGCGTGCGCGGTGTATTGCGTGACATTACGCAAACTTATCTGAACGAGAAACAAATTACCCACATGGCCCTGCACGACGCCCTCACCGGCTTGCCCAACCGGGTGCTGCTGGAAGATCGCATCAAGGTTTCGCTACGTCAGGCTTCGCGCTTGCAACATAAAGTCGGCATCTGTTTCATCGATCTGGACCACTTCAAAAATGTCAACGACACTCTCGGCCACAAATCCGGCGACAAGCTTCTGCTGGCCTTTGCCGAGCGTCTGAAGCGACAGCTGCGGGAAGGCGATACCGTAGCACGCTGGGGCGGCGATGAATTCGTGCTGCTGCTGCCCGACATGGACATGGAGCAAGATATTCGTGAAGTCGCCATGAAAGTAAGCAAGGAGGTGCAAACACCCTTGCAGATAGACGACACCGAACTGGCCGTGACTTTCAGCATGGGCATCGCCATGTATCCGGATGATGGAGAAGATACGGAAACCCTGTTCTCCCATGCTGACCGTGCCATGTTTTTTGCCAAGGCGCAGGGGCGCAATCAGGCATGTTTCTTCCGCGACATGACCATCAAGGGCATCGACAAGCAAGAACTCTACATCCAGAACCGTCTCGCCAGCGCCGTCAATTCCAACCAGATACAGGCCTGGTTCCAGCCCATCTTCTCGGCGAGCAACGGACGCTGCACCGGCGTCGAAGTGCTGGCGCGCTGGCACGACCAGGAGCAGGGCTGGATTTCCCCCGAAACCTTCATCCCGATGGCGGAAGATCTCGGACTGATTCACGAACTCGGGCACCAGATCCTGCTCGCCAGCCTCGCAGCCGCCAGGCGCTGGCAGGAAGCCGGGTTGGCCCTGACCCTCGCCATCAACGTCTCCAAACGCCAGTTGTTTACCCCGCACTTCACGGAACACCTGCGGGAAGAGGCCGCCAAACACCAGATTGCACCGCAAAATATCATCCTCGAAATCACCGAGAGCCTTGCGCTGCTGGATGTGGAACATGCCGCCGATCGCCTTCAGGAACTGAAACAGTATGGCTTCTGCATCGCCATTGACGACTTCGGCACCGGCTATTCATCCCTTTCACATCTACATGAAATGCATGTGGATGAACTCAAGATCGACATTTCATTTGTACGGCGCCTGCATGAAGCCAGCGGCCTGTCCATGACCCAAGCCATCATCAACCTGGCGCGTGCCCTTGACCTGAAAACCGTGGCAGAAGGAGTGGAAACCGCGGAAGCAGCCAGCAAGTTGCGAGAATTGGGTGTGGACAGCCTGCAGGGTTACCATTTCGCCGAACCCATGCCCGCCGGGGATCTCGAGCACTGGCTGAAAGAACAGATGCATCAGGACGCCCCGCTCGACAGCACCACAGCCTGAGCCTCGAAGCAAAGGGCGCCCAAAAAACCGGCTTTTCCAAGCCGCTGGTTTTAGCGTAAAATCGCCGCTTCGCCCCGGTAGCTCAGTGGATAGAGCAACCCCCTCCTAAGGGGTAGGTCGGACGTTCGATTCGTCTTCGGGGCGCCATCTTCACGGTAGTAACCACCAACCTAACCCGTCACAACCACCCTGTGAAGGCCGTAACTACGTGGGGTACTGTCACAAGTTTCGTCACAAGTTTTTGGCCCCCGCGTACTGATCAATCCCTCGCAGCGCCCTCTCGCCTATCTTCGATTTCGGCGCCCGACTCGGCGGCTTGAACACGCCGGTACTTGAGATAGCCAATAAAATCCAGCACCTCGCGCGCATCAGTTTCAGGCAGCGATTGTACTTCCTCGACAATTTTTTCCATCGAGTTCATGGCCATGTTCCTTCACATGGTTTTCCTGTGTTTAACCACATCCGCCGCCAAATTATAGCCCGGCAAGCCACATTTATACCCCGTCTGCTTGATCGGCAGCACTTCTGCGGTGCCTCAGCTCTGCCGCCGCCATCATGCAGTGTTGACCGGCTGCCACGCCGGGTTGAGGCCAAGGCGCGCATAGATGGCCGTGACACTCCAGTTCTTCAGTGCTCACGTAAAGGGCGCATTCTCAAGGTTTA contains the following coding sequences:
- a CDS encoding nicotinamide-nucleotide amidohydrolase family protein produces the protein MVDELYQLAEETGHALKARGWMLATAESCTGGWVGEAVTAVAGSSSWYDRGFITYTNASKLEMLGVQAETLARHGAVSEETVCEMAAGVLLHSQAHISLAISGIAGPTGGSPGKPVGTVCFAWAIKDGTVKSERCLFPGDRREVRRQAVEHALQGVLALLQL
- a CDS encoding phosphatidylglycerophosphatase A, encoding MTTLRNKPDLKLLFAHPAHFFSLGLGSGLSPVAPGTAGSLLAIPLFMVLAHFLPLPALLIVTGLSFVLGIWFCEVTGKALGVPDHGGMVWDEIVAMWLILAFTPPTWLWFGIAFLLFRLFDIWKPFPIRYFDQHVKGGFGVMLDDLLAAGYALAALKLLEHFYG
- the thiL gene encoding thiamine-phosphate kinase, with protein sequence MPSEFDLIRQYFTRPTPSAILGVGDDAALLQVSAGMELAVSVDMLVEGRHFSPQDGPGTVGHKSLAVNLSDMAAMGATPRWATLALALPAADEKWLRGFAGGFFGLASKFGVELVGGDTTRGPLNICIQIMGEVPAGQALRRDGAKIGDEIWVSGTLGTAALALAYRQGRVELEQLEAAACLPALYVPQPRVALGLALRGIASAAIDVSDGLLADLGHILEQSQAGAEIHFEALPLHEVTRRYIGPLSPGSLPRAGERDADSLREAQVIVAKNCVLAGGDDYELCFTAPAARHAELLALANKLALPLSCIGRITGEAGLALLDGKGHPMPVEVKGFDHFAQ
- a CDS encoding ATP-binding cassette domain-containing protein, which codes for MPLIQLDKISLAFGHVPLLDHADLVLEPGERVGLIGRNGTGKSSLLKIIAGTAHPDDGRVWRAPGMKLAYVPQEPELDPGHTVFEAVAEGLGAAHQFLLDYHEVTHAMGDPDADMDALLARMHDLQVELEAHDGWNMKARVEATMSRLSLPEDVKISALSGGQKKRVALAQALVMAPDMLLLDEPTNHLDLAAIEWLEGLLNEFAGSVLLITHDRRFLDNVATRIVELDRGLLAGFDGNFSAYQIKKQELLEIEAVHNEKFDKVLAQEEVWIRKGIQARRTRNEGRVLRLEALRRERAARRERSGTVNLNVDQGERSGKLVAELENVSKAYGDKIIIRDFSGRVMRGDKIGLVGPNGAGKSTLLKLILGELQPDSGTVKLGTKMAVAYFDQFRAQLDEEATLIDTISKGSDFIEIGGERKHVISYLEDFLFAPQRARSPVKSLSGGERNRLLLARLFTRPANVLVLDEPTNDLDIETLELLESLLQEYTGTVLLVSHDRTFLDNVVTQVIAFEGDGKLQEYAGGYDDYVRTKKMRDAEAQKRPDVPQKTAVKPAKPAVRVKLNFNESRELEALPGRIEALEQEQAEIGARLADGEIYRRDPAGAKRLQERVSEIEEEMLVVLARWEELEAKQKGAE
- a CDS encoding TraR/DksA family transcriptional regulator, which translates into the protein MALSAAQQKQLELALKTRYQQLINEVRQELGQDGEQHFADFAEAGGSDQGDESVADALADIAAARVDRQVNEMREIEAAKKRMKQGEYGVCGDCGEDIRFERLLAYPAALRCVNCQQQHEKTHASQNTPSM
- a CDS encoding ABC transporter substrate-binding protein, yielding MNLPRRNVLKMLSTLPLAVLCDSARAADARTLIRINLPGPRSLPFLPIELIPILGIDRSEKAQLVIRYFPSGVRALEDMLAGNAQFSAQGFTVLHPFYVKGKKPLALAPLSGQVPPYGIVVRNELRKQIKSIADLKGRSIGVSVGTATSKTYQQQVMEVFLTANGIKPGEVRWVPTAQNWEGQLGALGSRAVDAVFCEEPFMSGLVRKNAGFLLSDCSDPMVMAKLTGAGHLRATLTTTAKNLAQDRQRAEVMVRMLNRSLEWMARAGAVNIINRLDIQDKDEKLELIDVLTRHPGMYASNARFSRQQVEATAQFMRSAGILADENFNLNTLIDSQFAGVKP
- a CDS encoding EAL domain-containing protein, whose product is MSKRISSLLCGRGTLRWQALARLLLVGLFVVSAITLVATISHRTQSEREDTQKRATIQQLYEKELPRVEERWQADAEQIKTRIEFSRILEEGDEVRWLKFNAFLNAQSEFTHFSNLLILRGENRILYRYGPEAHKIKINAALLASSWHYSEEARELYRIYRIPIWLGSGEHGTLLLLKTVNNASLREIAAPETFLHLFFHDRILATSNSATHDLTRPGMKEARTPAGELLIQTEQLWPGSGTRPMLIIQHEFHTLYPLREFLLRPLAAVSIITLLIWLGLGRWLTHTIRRVENLETATRDYTQLGIASRASEQLRAAGGQPDEISDLAEAMEKLMHEIESRNLEQKAYLETLSMLEEAVLEIDCDGTIVRASPGWNKLSHCNEPVGARIYDFIHSEDRETLQAQCQALTSGKKNHVVLRLRLNLENSPHEPWVECRFVCRRNESGNVAGVRGVLRDITQTYLNEKQITHMALHDALTGLPNRVLLEDRIKVSLRQASRLQHKVGICFIDLDHFKNVNDTLGHKSGDKLLLAFAERLKRQLREGDTVARWGGDEFVLLLPDMDMEQDIREVAMKVSKEVQTPLQIDDTELAVTFSMGIAMYPDDGEDTETLFSHADRAMFFAKAQGRNQACFFRDMTIKGIDKQELYIQNRLASAVNSNQIQAWFQPIFSASNGRCTGVEVLARWHDQEQGWISPETFIPMAEDLGLIHELGHQILLASLAAARRWQEAGLALTLAINVSKRQLFTPHFTEHLREEAAKHQIAPQNIILEITESLALLDVEHAADRLQELKQYGFCIAIDDFGTGYSSLSHLHEMHVDELKIDISFVRRLHEASGLSMTQAIINLARALDLKTVAEGVETAEAASKLRELGVDSLQGYHFAEPMPAGDLEHWLKEQMHQDAPLDSTTA
- a CDS encoding DUF2281 domain-containing protein, with amino-acid sequence MNSMEKIVEEVQSLPETDAREVLDFIGYLKYRRVQAAESGAEIEDRREGAARD